The following coding sequences lie in one Takifugu rubripes chromosome 8, fTakRub1.2, whole genome shotgun sequence genomic window:
- the spega gene encoding striated muscle preferentially expressed protein kinase isoform X13: MKKIWSKKRFQKTGHPTRTFGRFTHDSETTEDETTEPQMETKEGSGRHQDKAGRRRASGEGGGMMDYNPDASDRRATLPGAFDPVVERELRALGSRPPGLHLDPANQARTQTAEESQELSPHAPLFSPQPLANSHSNTIPNRNLDKENPSDPKSERHDPSNVKPAHQGPKILDKVRAFETRMASSEKPGGSVGSRVACHNSSDDGRKNGGPSGEEVRILQGAAQKRATFKQRASSLEDKTNYSQIVQNYQSKFAEELQRIKKLVGKPSLKKAYSMEQLSPKDRLAAEKVEPIPPQVVQKLEARERAVREREAGEREGKSQMTLEVKGRRHPDIRGNPADSSAQGSTVHSPVAMATTPVHQLPGQPLPTAIGTSHSRETKPNFHSTPKDAFAATGQKSPMGGTDSKAATRPRSCSSHGKRATPLTAREPGSPCPPKPFQMTPSPALSVSPLLKRRKAEASQTCRAAKMSIPTILVENEPMETECGPDIRNKGTKARQKEGRVLQSEMGPGTPDKGDPDLSVGEGTAEGPRFKTQIQDTVATSGAAIVLKCVITGRPPPTVTWRKNNGAIQSDAFHVVSSEGDTHSLLIKQMSPSSVGSYCVTAVNPAGTASCSATLDIQPGAGETMLMITREVTDVAVRAGESVLLECHVAGAPDVDVDWLSNGKLIQPALLNCKMHFDGKRCRLLLNSVHEDDSGRYTCKLSTAKDELTSSANLRVMPSREPLFTRKLDILEVVEGRSARFDCKVSGSPAPRVTWMHFETKVEEGEKFRILQDGGRHSLIINHVSNDTEGFYTAVAQNIHGKSECTAELYMQEQRAAISSHMAKMEKMPSIPEEPEVLESEVERRTMPDFLKPLADVEVVEGKEVVLRCKVAGLPYPTISWYHNSKRIESSEERKMTQHRDVHSLVIRSACHAHGGVYKAVISNKVGKAACYAHLYVTDIVPEAPDGPPVIETITGKTITINWKKPKRLDPSLDSGSLLYVVQQQPLGSIQWSVVASNLKETNYTITNLSKGVRYAFRVLASTGKTLSKPSPSTDLIQLLDRGPYLRKAPIILEKPDIVYVVENQTASISITLNHVHAVVTWKRRGVVLTSKPGMYEMSMPDDDQHTLTLQRVRSTDVGQLVVTASNQFGSDLCALQLALAVRPKFETIMEDVDVYVGETSRLAVVVEGKPDPDILWYKDDVLLKESSHFTFVYDDPEYSLVILNACPEHSGVYTCTAKNLAGANSCKAELMVHTERKQEAEPMDDEGTILRKMRHLVDYYDIHKEIGRGAFSYVKRVTQKKGKAEFAAKFMCARGKRKALALREMELLSELDNERILYFHDVFEKKNVVVLITELCHEELLERMAKKTAVKELEIRCSIQQVLEGLWYLHKKNIAHLDVKPENILMASPASDQIRICDFGNAIRLDPSEEYYCKYGTPEYIAPEIVNQTPISTATDIWPVGVITYLCLTGVSPFAGENDRATALNIRNYNVAFEESMFSDLCREAKGFVIKLLVVDRLRPSVAECLRHPWFKQSPTNKSINTAMLKQVLSRRRWQRSLISYKSKMVMRTIPELLDESSNHVSIAVARHLKEGSPPPSSSSDSDADVDELPFIPMPLSVVFSSSRVSLNEIPGDEDVTASQMGYNDRFCDRTRKADDTRVSTANQNIPQDEEAQNEEKIEKAKRAPLKKGSSVESEDSETKARRTTMRRGSSADSALLLHVESEEGNSSGSELTNKSLKKAVSMELPNRSPSPGLAKISQEEYALKLELMRQRLLRGGNVDKKMSGLRGPLFETLGIEDERSTGSLDRNLRRSRTGPSTLARAASSESPLEDKPQTKLFRKSASFNQGDSEPMPLHRRYGAPLEIPLVGNGSLEDKKLQEATSMSALTEQTTPESASPTKKTSFTFQKPELDQQPKQNKVRELDDTHHVKKKADGTWEERTKTQLAMADYGESEAKSPSVITPIIVIEEDDEDEERKDTQELYINEKDYQEEKESRKNSKMSSACVAPLSDKAQPRPNTVDKGSTNSINSTNIPALPEHPAVFSKVATMVGPSASAISNSTTPRQPVLRTDIKNIDSEEIFEARFKKRESSLTRGLRKLTRNKSEEKSPTLSRKGADRAEEVYRPGPKGAPLEMVSRGLQEKSKSVQDLRAEDKEPGLGLIGRFSLRSKRSSSTDKTGEKPKEGRHPDVQESAVNKRVSWSVGRSKSLDTNEPSRSKRQQDEREQRKAAESSVSAMRQKFESKVAEISAKVRTQSADRKDKATVGSQKDLGQKDTTRLTDSPIMAIRHKFENKVAGLSSKIRSQSEERNDDPDGKRTPVFARHRHSHSEGRGLKGMGIPENQLAKQTGATASKDSIESTSSLPSEKVTESDRRSRWDRWGLTRSRKDKTPSQPDLSSLTHKEEQQFIRSASDFAPVFHIKLKDSVLSEGEPVTLSCLPAGSPLPRITWRKDRKPLQVDDRMSLVSHPDGRQILQIIKSNQKDDGVYECVATNPIATITTSCTLSVASVPKRPGTPEVAQTYNNTALVLWKPADTKSPCSYTLEKNTEGDPDWTTVATGVTDCYYNVTDLPPGSTLRFRVTCSNKAGQGPSSNCSGPVSLDPAGGGATPATIEVKTVPVQPQPVPEPEVKPVQNTPRTVISTSSPPKGGAPPLSQTELGLSRPPSSAENPPKPSKDSQKSPSFPSSPLIKIPPPLITPKPQSPVNVVSPLTKIPPILPPPPVTTPLTPTKPVVPTYVPVTSVVTPRTAPTPIIFSPQVLQTSSLSPFVDGTTTPTRGTPSGRVTPSTGLRQGIPQKPYTFLDEKARGRFGIIRECQENSTGKMFMAKIVPYTQENKQEVLKEYEILKTLHSDKIMALHEAYVTPRYLVLVAEYCTGKELLHSLIDRFRYTEDDVVGYLVPILQGVEYLHSRRVLHLDLKPDNIMVTNLNAIKIVDFGSAQSFNPLSLKQKDSRTGTLEYMAPEVIKGEVVGPPADVWTIGIITYIMLSGRLPFEDKDPRQVESKILAARFDPSKLYPNVSQSASAFLKKMLSSYPWARAATRDCFAQAWLQDSYLMKLKRQTLTFTSSRLKEFLAEQQSCRLEGATKHKVLLRTYQSTPRSPLAGSTLHVPSPK; this comes from the exons atgaagaaaatcTGGTCCAAGAAGAGATTTCAG AAAACTGGGCATCCCACACGGACATTTGGCAGATTCACCCATG ACTCTGAGACCACAGAAGATGAGACCACAGAACCTCAGATGGAAACCAAGGAAGGTTCTGGGAGGCACCAGGACAAGGCCGGACGGAGAAGAGCTTCAG gtgagggaggagggatgatGGACTACAATCCCGATGCCTCGGATCGAAGGGCAACTCTTCCTGGTGCCTTCGACCCAGTGGTGGAACGAGAGCTTCGAGCTCTGGGCTCCCGCCCTCCAGGGCTCCATTTGGACCCCGCAAACCAAGCCAG GACTCAAACTGCTGAAGAATCACAGGAGCTCTCCCCCCATGCCCCCTTGTTTTCTCCCCAGCCGCTTGCCAATTCCCACTCAAACACCATCCCAAACCGCAACCTGGACAAAGAAAACCCTTCAGATCCCAAGTCTGAAAGACATGATCCATCAAATGTTAAACCCGCTCATCAGGGACCTAAGATCTTAGACAAAGTCCGAGCTTTTGAGACCCGCATGGCAAGTTCGGAGAAGCCTGGTGGATCTGTTGGAAGCCGAGTAGCTTGTCACAATTCAAGTGATGATGGGAGGAAGAATGGAGGCCCCAGCGGAGAGGAGGTCAGAATTCTGCAGGGTGCAGCCCAGAAAAGAGCCACGTTCAAGCAACGAGCTTCCTCATTGGAGGACAAGACCAATTATTCCCAGATTGTCCAGAACTACCAGAGCAAGTTCGCAGAAGAGCTCCAGAGAATCAAGAAGCTTGTGGGAAAGCCGAGCTTGAAGAAGGCTTATTCCATGGAGCAACTGTCACCAAAAGACAGGCTGGCTGCGGAGAAAGTGGAGCCCATTCCGCCCCAGGTGGTTCAAAAGTTAGAAGCGAGGGAGCGAGCCGTGCGGGAGAGggaggctggggagagggaaggcaAGTCACAGATGaccctggaggtcaaaggtcggagACATCCGGACATCCGGGGAAACCCAGCGGACAGCTCAGCACAGGGAAGCACAGTGCACagccctgttgccatggcgacaaCACCAGTTCATCAGTTACCAGGACAACCACTGCCAACAGCCATTGGGACAAGTCACAGCAG GGAAACGAAACCAAACTTTCACTCCACCCCCAAAGATGCATTTGCTGCCACAGGTCAAAAATCACCCATGGGAGGCACGGATTCAAAAGCAGCTACAAGACCTCGATCATGCAGTTCACATGGGAAACGAGCTACCCCTTTAACCGCGAGGGAACCTGGGTCCCCGTGTCCTCCCAAGCCCTTCCAAATGACCCCATCGCCCGCCCTGTCTGTTAGCCCCCTTCTCAAAAGAAGGAAGGCAGAGGCGAGTCAGACATGTCGAGCTGCAAAGATGAGCATCCCGACTATTCTGGTGGAGAATGAGCCCATGGAGACAGAATGTGGTCCTGATATAAGGAACAAAGGAACCAAAGCTCGTCAGAAAGAGGGGAGAGTTCTCCAGAGTGAGATGGGTCCTGGAACTCCAGACAAAG GTGATCCAGACCTGTCTGTTGGTGAGGGGACTGCCGAGGGCCCCAGGTTTAAGACTCAAATCCAGGACACAGTGGCAACCAGCGGTGCAGCTATCGTACTCAAATGTGTAATTACGGGGAGGCCGCCCCCTACAG TAACATGGAGGAAGAATAATGGTGCGATCCAGAGCGATGCTTTCCACGTGGTTTCATCTGAGGGAGACACTCACAGTCTGCTGATAAAGCAGATGAGTCCGAGCAGCGTCGGGTCATACTGCGTCACAGCTGTCAATCCAGCCGGGACAGCGTCCTGTAGCGCCACCCTTGACATCCAGCCAG gtgCAGGAGAGACAATGCTAATGATCACCAGGGAGGTGACCGATGTAGCGGTTAGGGCTGGCGAGTCGGTCCTGCTTGAGTGTCATGTGGCAGGAGCCCCAGATGTGGATGTCGACTGGCTGTCGAACGGGAAGCTGATCCAGCCGGCACTACTCAACTGTAAAATGCACTTCGATGGCAAGAG GTGCCGCCTGCTGCTGAATTCAGTGCATGAAGATGATAGTGGAAGGTACACGTGcaagctgagcacagccaaaG ATGAGTTGACCTcgagtgcaaacctgagagtcATGCCATCCAGGGAGCCTCTCTTTACCCGTAAACTGGATATCCTGGAGGTCGTTGAAGGCCGCAGTGCCCGGTTTGACTGCAAGGTGAGCGGCTCTCCTGCTCCCCGGGTCACATGGATGCACTTTG AGACGAAAGtggaagagggggagaaattCCGCATCCTTCAAGATGGCGGTCGTCACTCCCTCATCATCAACCACGTCAGCAATGACACCGAGGGCTTCTACACTGCAGTCGCCCAGAACATCCACGGAAAGTCTGAATGCACCGCCGAGCTCTACATGCAGGAACAGCGAGCTGCCATCTCCTCTCATAT ggcaaagatggagaaaatgccATCCATCCCAGAAGAGCCTGAGGTTCTGGAGAGTGAAGTGGAGCGGCGGACCATGCCAGACTTCCTAAAGCCGCTGGCTGATGTGGAGGTTGTTGAGGGCAAAGAGGTGGTGCTGAGGTGTAAGGTAGCCGGCCTCCCGTACCCGACCATCAGCTGGTACCACAACAGCAAACGCATAGAGAGCAGCGAAGAGCGTAAAATGACCCAGC ACAGGGATGTCCACAGTCTGGTCATCAGGAGCGCTTGCCACGCTCATGGAGGCGTCTACAAGGCCGTCATCTCCAACAAAGTGGGCAAAGCGGCTTGCTATGCCCATCTATATGTCACAG aCATTGTCCCTGAAGCTCCTGATGGTCCTCCAGTGATCGAGACCATTACAGGGAAAACTATAACAATCAACTGGAAGAAGCCAAAGAGGCTCGACCCTTCTCTTG ATTCTGGTTCCTTGTTGTACgtggttcagcagcagcctctgggcTCCATTCAGTGGTCTGTTGTGGCCTCTAACCTGAAGGAGACCAACTACACCATCACCAATTTGTCCAAAGGAGTACGCTATGCTTTCAGAGTGCTGGCATCCACCGGGAAGACCCTGAGCAAACCGTCTCCTTCCACAGATCTGATCCAGCTTCTGGACCGAG GCCCTTATTTAAGAAAAGCACCAATCATTCTGGAGAAACCCGACATTGTCTACGTGGTGGAGAACCAAACGGCGAGCATCAGCATCACACTGAACCATGTGCACGCTGTTGTCACCTGGAAACG gaggggggtggtgttGACCAGCAAGCCAGGGATGTACGAGATGAGCATGCCAGATGATGACCAACACACCCTGACGCTCCAACGAGTACGCAGCACTGATGTGGGCCAGTTGGTGGTCACGGCGAGCAACCAGTTTGGGAGCGACCTCTGCGCCCTTCAGCTGGCTCTGGCAG TGCGCCCAAAGTTTGAAACAATCATGGAGGATGTGGATGTGTATGTGGGCGAGACGTCACGTTTGGCTGTTGTGGTTGAAGGGAAGCCTGACCCGGATATTCTGTGGTATAAG GACGATGTCCTCCTCAAGGAGAGCAGCCACTTCACCTTTGTCTACGATGATCCGGAATATTCTCTGGTCATTCTCAACGCTTGCCCCGAACACTCCGGTGTGTACACCTGCACTGCCAAGAACCTGGCTGGTGCCAACTCCTGCAAGGCTGAGCTGATGGTCCACACAG agaggaaacaagAGGCGGAGCCAATGGATGACGAAGGAACCATTCTGAGGAAGATGAGGCATCTTGTGGATTACTATGACATTCACAAAGAGATCGGGCG GGGTGCCTTCTCGTACGTGAAGAGGGTAACTCAGAAAAAGGGAAAGGCCGAATTTGCTGCCAAGTTCATGTGTGCACGAGGCAAGAGAAAAGCCCTGGCTCTCAGAGAGAtggagctgctgtctgagctGGACAATGAGAGGATCCTCTATTTCCATGACGTCTTTGAGAAGAAGAACGTGGTGGTGCTCATCACCGAGCT ATGtcatgaggagctgctggagcgaATGGCCAAGAAAACAGCAGTCAAAGAGCTGGAG atCCGCTGTAGCATTCAGCAGGTTTTGGAAGGTCTGTGGTACCTTCACAAGAAAAACATTGCCCACCTTGATGTGAAG CCTGAAAACATTTTGATGGCAAGTCCTGCGAGCGATCAAATCCGCATATGCGACTTCGGCAATGCGATCAGATTGGACCCGTCAGAAGAGTACTACTGTAAATATGGCACGCCGGAATACATCGCGCCAGAGATCGTGAACCAAACTCCcatctccacagcaacagacatATG GCCCGTCGGTGTCATCACTTACCTCTG CCTGACTGGCGTGTCTCCTTTTGCCGGTGAGAATGACAGAGCCACTGCCTTGAATATCCGGAACTACAACGTGGCGTTTGAGGAGAGCATgttttctgacctctgcagagAAGCTAAGGGGTTTGTCATCAAGCTTCTGGTGGTGGACAGACT GAGGCCCAGTGTTGCCGAATGCCTTCGTCATCCTTGGTTCAAG CAGTCACCGAcaaataaaagcatcaacacAGCGATGTTGAAGCAAGTTTTGTCTCGAAGGCGATGGCAG CGGTCTCTTATCAGCTATAAATCCAAGATGGTGATGCGGACAATTCCGGAGCTTCTGGATGAGTCATCCAACCATGTCTCCATCGCTGTGGCTCGACATTTAAAGGAAGGCTCCCcgccaccctcctcttcctcggatTCAGATGCAGATGTCGATGAACTTCCTTTTATCCCAATGCCACTTTCAGTAGTTTTTTCAAGTTCCAGGGTCTCCCTTAATGAGATCCCCGGGGATGAAGATGTCACTGCATCACAGATGGGGTACAATGACAGATTTTGTGATAGGACTCGAAAGGCAGATGACACAAGGGTCTCGACGGCCAATCAAAACATCCCACAAGATGAAGAGGCtcaaaatgaggagaaaatagAAAAGGCAAAACGAGCACCCCTCAAGAAAGGATCTAGTGTGGAGTCAGAAGATTCTGAGACAAAAGCCAGGAGGACAACCATGAGGAGAGGCAGTTCCGCAGACTCGGCATTGCTTCTCCATGTTGAATCTGAAGAGGGAAATTCCTCCGGTTCAGAATTGACAAACAAAAGCCTGAAAAAGGCTGTTTCAATGGAGCTCCCCAATCGCAGTCCAAGCCCTGGCCTGGCAAAGATAAGCCAGGAGGAATATGCCCTGAAACTGGAACTAATGAGACAGCGATTGCTCAGAGGAGGAAACGTGGATAAAAAGATGAGCGGTCTTCGTGGGCCATTGTTTGAGACCCTTGGCATAGAAGATGAGAGGAGCACGGGATCCCTTGATCGGAATCTGAGGAGATCCAGAACAGGGCCATCAACACTGGCCAGAGCAGCATCCTCTGAAAGTCCATTGGAGGACAAGCCACAGACGAAACTTTTTCGCAAAAGTGCCTCCTTCAATCAGGGTGATTCAGAACCAATGCCCCTGCATCGCAGGTATGGAGCCCCCTTAGAAATCCCATTAGTTGGAAATGGGAGTCTAGAAGATAAGAAGCTCCAAGAAGCAACCTCAATGTCTGCACTTACAGAGCAAACCACACCGGAATCTGCCTCGCCTACAAAAAAGACCTCTTTCACGTTCCAAAAACCTGAATTGGACCAACAACCAAAGCAGAACAAAGTGAGAGAACTTGATGACACGCACCATGTGAAAAAGAAAGCAGATGGTACTTGGGAGGAAAGGACCAAAACCCAATTGGCAATGGCAGATTATGGAGAATCTGAGGCTAAATCACCTTCTGTAATTACTCCTATAATTGTGAtagaggaagatgatgaagatgaggagagaaaagacacgcAGGAGTTGTATATTAATGAAAAGGACTatcaggaagagaaagaaagtaGAAAAAATAGTAAAATGTCATCGGCATGTGTTGCTCCTTTGTCTGATAAGGCCCAGCCCAGACCAAATACCGTGGATAAAGGAAGTACAAATAGTATAAATTCTACCAACATCCCAGCTCTTCCTGAACATCCGGCAGTGTTTTCCAAGGTAGCAACTATGGTCGGACCTTCAGCATCTGCAATATCTAATTCCACCACCCCTCGCCAGCCTGTGCTGCGGACGGATATCAAAAACATCGACTCGGAGGAGATCTTTGAAGCCCGTTTCAAGAAGCGCGAGTCGTCTTTAACCCGAGGCCTCCGGAAACTGACCAGAAATAAATCAGAAGAGAAGTCACCAACGCTGAGCCGAAAGGGGGCAGACAGGGCCGAGGAGGTTTATAGGCCAGGGCCGAAAGGGGCACCCCTGGAAATGGTATCCAGGGGACTACAGGAAAAATCCAAATCTGTCCAAGATTTGAGAGCAGAGGATAAGGAGCCAGGCCTTGGCCTCATTGGAAGGTTTTCCTTGCGATCCAAGAGGTCATCTTCAACTGATAAGACGGGAGAGAAGCCAAAGGAAGGAAGGCATCCAGATGTTCAGGAATCGGCCGTGAACAAGAGAGTTTCGTGGTCTGTTGGTCGCAGCAAGTCTTTGGATACAAACGAGCCGAGTCGCTCGAAAAGACAACAGGAtgaaagagaacaaagaaaagctgctgagTCATCCGTTTCTGCCATGAGGCAGAAGTTTGAGTCCAAGGTGGCAGAAATATCTGCAAAAGTGAGAACTCAGTCGGCAGACAGGAAGGATAAAGCTACCGTTGGGAGTCAGAAGGATCTGGGACAGAAAGATACAACGAGACTGACTGATTCGCCCATCATGGCAATACGGCACAAGTTTGAGAACAAAGTGGCAGGATTATCCTCAAAAATCCGCAGTCAGTCCGAAGAGAGGAACGATGATCCCGATGGAAAACGGACACCTGTGTTTGCTCGCCATCGCCATTCCCACTCAGAAGGGCGAGGACTAAAGGGAATGGGAATACCTGAGAATCAACTGGCGAAGCAGACCGGCGCCACTGCATCCAAGGATTCGATTGAATCAACTTCCAGCCTCCCGTCTGAAAAAGTCACTGAGAGTGACAGACGGTCAAGATGGGACAGGTGGGGTTTGACCAGGAGTAGGAAAGACAAGACGCCGTCCCAGCCTGATCTGTCCTCATTAACCCACAAAGAGGAACAGCAGTTTATCCGTTCTGCTTCTGATTTTGCCCCTGTGTTCCACATCAAGCTGAAGGACAGCGTCTTATCAGAGGGGGAACCTGTCACTCTGAGCTGTCTCCCAGCTGGAAGTCCACTTCCTAGAATTACATGGAGGAAAG ATCGGAAGCCATTGCAGGTGGATGACAGAATGAGCCTCGTATCCCACCCAGATGGCAGGCAGATCCTCCAGATCATAAAGTCCAACCAGAAAGACGACGGAGTTTACGAATGCGTGGCTACCAACCCCATTGCTAcgatcaccacctcctgcacattGTCTGTAGCTT CTGTCCCAAAGCGTCCAGGGACCCCTGAAGTTGCCCAGACATACAATAACACAGCCCTGGTGCTTTGGAAGCCGGCAGACACCAAGTCTCCATGCAGCTACACCCTGGAGAAAAATACAGAAG gTGACCCTGACTGGACAACCGTGGCCACTGGAGTTACTGACTGTTATTACAATGTCACAGATCTCCCACCTGGTAGCACTCTGAGGTTCCGCGTCACCTGCAGCAACAAGGCAGGACAGGGACCCTCCAGCAACTGTTCTGGTCCCGTGAGTTTGGACCCAGCAG GCGGAGGAGCTACACCTGCCACAATAGAAGTAAAGACAGTTCCAGTTCAACCTCAACCAGTGCCTGAACCTGAAGTGAAACCAGTCCAGAACACCCCCAGAACTGTTATttccacttcctcccctccaAAAGGTGGAGCTCCACCTCTGTCCCAGACGGAACTCGGTTTGTCTCGACCTCCATCTAGTGCAGAAAACCCGCCCAAACCCAGCAAGGACAGTCAGAAATCCCCCTCGTTTCCCTCATCACCCCTCATTAAAATTCCTCCACCTCTTATCACGCCCAAACCACAGAGTCCAGTCAACGTGGTGTCCCCTCTGACCAAAATACCACCCATACTGCCACCGCCTCCTGTAACCACCCCTTTGACACCAACCAAGCCTGTGGTGCCAACATACGTCCCCGTCACCTCCGTGGTCACCCCCCGCACGGCCCCGACTCCCATCATCTTTTCCCCGCAGGTGCTCCAGACCTCCAGTCTAAGCCCCTTTGTTGATGGGACGACTACGCCAACCAGGGGGACCCCGTCTGGACGAGTGACACCCTCGACTGGGCTGCGTCAGGGAATTCCTCAGAAACCTTACACGTTCCTGGACGAGAAGGCCAG GGGTCGTTTTGGCATCATTCGAGAGTGCCAGGAAAACAGCACGGGTAAAATGTTCATGGCGAAGATCGTTCCCTACACTCAggagaacaaacaggaagtcctgaaGGAGTACGAGATCTTGAAAACCCTTCACAGTGACAAAATCATGGCTCTGCACGAAGCATACGTCACGCCGCGCTACCTTGTGCTGGTGGCAGAGTACTGCACAGGCAAAGAGCTTCTCCACAGCCTCATCGACAG GTTCCGCTACACTGAGGATGATGTCGTGGGCTACCTGGTGCCGATATTGCAGGGAGTGGAGTACCTCCACAGCCGGCGTGTCCTCCACCTGGACCTGAAGCCAGACAACATCATGGTGACCAATCTCAACGCCATCAAGATTGTGGACTTTGGGAGCGCTCAGAGCTTCAACCCGCTCAGCCTCAAGCAAAAGGACTCGAGGACAGGAACTCTGGAGTACATGG CTCCTGAGGTAATCAAAGGTGAAGTAGTCGGTCCTCCTGCGGATGTTTGGACCATCGGCATCATTACTTACATCAT GCTCAGTGGTCGACTCCCCTTCGAAGATAAAGATCCTCGACAGGTGGAGTCGAAGATCCTGGCTGCAAGGTTTGACCCGAGCAAACTTTACCCCAACGTGTCTCAAAGCGCCTCTGCCTTCCTCAAAAAGATGCTGAGCAGTTACCCTTG GGCTCGTGCGGCAACCAGAGACTGCTTCGCCCAAGCCTGGCTGCAAGACTCCTACCTGATGAAGCTCAAGCGTCAGACTCTCACCTTCACCTCTAGCCGGCTCAAGGAGTTCCTGGCGGAGCAGCAATCCTGCCGCTTGGAGGGCGCCACCAAGCACAAGGTGCTGCTGCGCACCTACCAGAGCACGCCACGGTCCCCGCTGGCTGGCTCCACGCTTCACGTTCCCAGCCCCAAGTGA